A genomic window from Anaerolineae bacterium includes:
- a CDS encoding rubrerythrin family protein, producing MTQAARDADLQQAMRYLQKEEITGHHIYLKLAETIKNPDNAAVLRRIAGEERKHHDFWKAHTGHEAQPDSWKVRLHYWLARLFGLTFGVKLMERSEEAAQSAYSRLLDAIPGMEEVLREEEEHENALLAMLDEDWLKYAGSVVLGLNDALVELTGALAGLTFALQNTGLVALSGLITGISASLSMAASEYLSTRSEPSGQQEPGRAALYTGIAYVFTVIALILPYLIFTNIFVSLIVTLIIAIGIIAVFNFYLSVARDESFRRRFLEMAGLSLGVALLSFLIGVIVRNVLGIEV from the coding sequence ATGACCCAGGCAGCCAGAGACGCCGATCTTCAGCAGGCTATGCGTTACCTGCAAAAAGAGGAGATCACCGGCCATCACATCTACCTGAAGCTGGCCGAAACGATCAAAAACCCGGATAACGCGGCAGTGCTGCGCCGGATCGCCGGGGAGGAGCGCAAGCATCACGACTTCTGGAAGGCTCATACCGGTCATGAAGCGCAACCTGATTCCTGGAAGGTGCGCCTGCATTACTGGTTGGCGCGGCTGTTTGGCCTGACCTTCGGCGTCAAGCTGATGGAGCGCAGCGAAGAAGCCGCCCAGAGCGCTTACAGCCGCCTGCTGGATGCTATCCCCGGCATGGAGGAGGTTCTGCGGGAAGAAGAAGAGCACGAGAATGCGCTGCTGGCCATGCTGGATGAAGACTGGCTCAAATATGCTGGATCGGTCGTGCTGGGGCTGAACGATGCGCTGGTGGAGTTGACGGGGGCGCTGGCTGGGTTGACCTTCGCCCTGCAAAATACCGGTCTGGTTGCCCTCTCCGGGCTGATCACCGGTATCTCCGCCTCGCTCTCGATGGCCGCCTCGGAGTACCTTTCCACGCGCTCGGAGCCATCAGGGCAGCAGGAGCCGGGCCGCGCCGCTCTGTATACGGGCATTGCTTACGTCTTCACTGTCATTGCCCTGATCCTGCCCTACCTGATCTTCACCAATATCTTTGTCAGCCTGATCGTCACACTGATCATCGCCATCGGGATCATTGCCGTGTTCAACTTCTACCTTTCCGTGGCGCGGGATGAATCGTTCCGGCGGCGCTTCCTGGAGATGGCCGGGCTGAGCCTGGGTGTGGCCCTGCTGTCCTTCCTGATCGGGGTGATTGTGCGTAATGTGCTGGGCATTGAGGTCTGA
- a CDS encoding cold-shock protein yields MAERIQGTVKWFNGTKGYGFLQQPNGPDVFVHYSAIEGTGFRNLEEGDRVEFSIEQGPKGLQARQVVKLR; encoded by the coding sequence ATGGCTGAACGTATTCAGGGTACTGTCAAATGGTTCAACGGGACCAAGGGTTATGGGTTCCTCCAGCAGCCGAACGGGCCGGACGTCTTCGTCCACTACTCGGCCATCGAGGGCACCGGCTTCCGTAACCTCGAGGAAGGCGACCGCGTCGAATTCTCCATCGAACAGGGTCCCAAGGGCCTTCAGGCTCGCCAGGTCGTCAAGCTGCGCTAA
- a CDS encoding LysE family translocator → MPDASTLLLFATAAISINLTPGPDMLYVIARSVGQGRRAGIVSALGLSVGYVLHTLLAASGLAALLASAPGAYGAVRIAGALYLVYLGMRALWPRREREAPDRPAGIAAAPVGDDARWPAVFRQGALTSTLNPSIAVFFLAFLPGFVTPARGAVAGQVIALGLLFNATATTTHTIIALLAGTAGDWLRQREGAARWQRRFSGALLILLGLRVLVM, encoded by the coding sequence ATGCCGGATGCCAGCACGCTGCTGCTGTTTGCAACAGCGGCCATTTCGATCAACCTGACGCCCGGCCCGGATATGTTGTATGTGATCGCCCGTAGTGTAGGGCAGGGGCGGCGGGCGGGGATTGTCTCCGCCCTGGGGCTGAGCGTGGGCTACGTGCTCCACACGCTGCTGGCCGCCTCCGGACTGGCGGCGCTGCTGGCCTCTGCGCCGGGGGCCTACGGCGCCGTCCGTATCGCCGGGGCGCTGTACCTGGTCTATCTGGGCATGCGGGCGCTGTGGCCGCGCCGGGAGCGTGAGGCGCCCGATCGCCCGGCGGGGATTGCTGCCGCGCCGGTGGGCGATGACGCTCGCTGGCCGGCGGTCTTCCGCCAGGGGGCGCTAACCAGTACGCTCAACCCCAGCATCGCGGTGTTCTTCCTGGCCTTTTTGCCTGGGTTTGTCACCCCGGCGCGGGGGGCGGTCGCCGGACAGGTGATCGCGCTGGGTCTGCTCTTCAATGCCACTGCGACGACAACCCATACCATCATCGCACTGCTGGCCGGGACGGCCGGCGACTGGCTGCGCCAGCGGGAGGGGGCAGCCCGCTGGCAGCGCCGTTTTTCCGGCGCCCTGTTGATTCTGCTGGGGCTGCGGGTGCTGGTGATGTGA
- a CDS encoding phosphotransferase translates to MPQSLLPDLEQTVGDLALDLMRAPRLYPEMVRSAPLDQRGEVAPDAVRVTQHYVAGLLAYGFDASYEELQETLRWFDTPFPSETHRRVDAVEMTRLEALLLLNAPERCILPRLEQLLHQRTIGSDHFVIEGRGSDFDTLWSLKVLELADERGLLNGLVDREQLRQLAGRVIAGTPLDKDLALALRLRHKLAGGLRHAQKQSLEKLLRVAERTGGIWGLDQDMLWVAEYLRQQNLTAGDFATHREVLREAILSTCYVIENLMPLASDFPIAQETLRRAMELWWGVFHGRNAANTLHALFPTPYDYLMILARTLVAVRAYLGAPLIQWGMSYVHHKLVELELEQVAQPDRESIREALRRWLRVDLEGEPERLRLGMSDTEIVRIKPYISNPMIPDGSGAVSIPYASMLVVKYGPKAEIEEERANYDRLPASIRSCFAMVPQPSYEDEQGRSFLILQDLNGYRTLIEMLKDVPQARPEISAELGPFLLGMHTGQRRKTSPAPYGLLWELYLLPMQEHIGRVFTYIQDNGLLDQRKLEHAAQLKHSLLDQMGSLVRHQLRLEGFPVAYMHGDLHSRNIMVRRLPARERGNDSRALDFKLIDLEKLRLDGDVALDGGELLADLRLAMSSLKGVSDRLLLEELIETVRAAYMDFAVERGDETFPTRLELAQARALIRVAKGRTKAGNTFLRESRRAPAINIAHELLDLTEMAIEHLKQVLDALI, encoded by the coding sequence ATGCCTCAATCCCTGCTTCCTGATCTTGAACAGACGGTCGGCGATCTGGCGCTGGACCTGATGCGCGCGCCGCGCCTGTACCCGGAGATGGTGCGCAGCGCCCCGCTCGATCAGCGCGGCGAAGTCGCCCCGGACGCGGTGCGGGTGACCCAGCATTACGTCGCTGGCCTGCTGGCCTACGGTTTTGACGCCTCCTATGAGGAGTTGCAGGAAACCCTGCGCTGGTTTGATACGCCCTTCCCCAGCGAGACTCACCGCCGGGTGGACGCGGTGGAAATGACGCGGCTGGAAGCCCTGCTACTGCTTAACGCGCCGGAACGCTGTATCCTGCCGCGGTTGGAGCAGCTCCTCCACCAGCGCACTATTGGCAGCGATCACTTTGTGATCGAGGGGCGCGGCAGCGATTTTGACACCCTCTGGTCGCTCAAGGTGCTGGAGCTGGCCGATGAGCGGGGGCTGCTCAACGGCCTGGTGGACCGCGAGCAGTTACGCCAGCTGGCCGGGCGGGTAATCGCCGGTACGCCGCTGGATAAGGACCTGGCGCTGGCCCTGCGCCTGCGCCACAAGCTGGCCGGCGGCCTGCGCCATGCGCAGAAACAGAGCCTGGAAAAGCTGTTGCGTGTGGCGGAGCGCACAGGCGGCATCTGGGGGCTGGATCAGGATATGCTGTGGGTGGCCGAATACCTGCGCCAGCAGAACCTGACCGCCGGGGACTTCGCCACCCACCGCGAGGTCCTGCGCGAAGCCATCCTCAGCACCTGTTACGTGATCGAGAATCTGATGCCGCTGGCGAGCGACTTTCCCATCGCGCAGGAGACGCTGCGCAGGGCGATGGAGCTATGGTGGGGTGTCTTCCATGGGCGCAATGCCGCCAATACGCTGCACGCGCTTTTCCCGACGCCTTACGATTACCTGATGATTCTGGCCCGCACGCTGGTCGCCGTGCGTGCCTACCTGGGCGCGCCGCTGATCCAGTGGGGGATGAGCTATGTCCATCACAAGCTGGTCGAGCTTGAACTGGAGCAGGTCGCCCAGCCCGATCGCGAGAGCATCCGCGAGGCCCTGCGCCGCTGGTTGCGTGTCGATCTGGAAGGCGAGCCGGAGCGCCTGCGGCTGGGCATGTCTGATACCGAGATCGTGCGGATCAAGCCATATATCTCCAACCCGATGATCCCCGATGGATCGGGCGCGGTGAGCATCCCTTACGCCAGCATGTTGGTCGTCAAGTACGGGCCAAAGGCCGAGATCGAGGAGGAGCGGGCCAACTACGACCGTCTGCCCGCCAGTATCCGCTCCTGCTTCGCCATGGTGCCCCAGCCCAGCTATGAGGATGAGCAGGGGCGATCCTTCCTGATCCTGCAGGACCTCAATGGCTACCGCACCCTGATTGAGATGCTGAAGGACGTGCCCCAAGCCCGCCCGGAGATCAGCGCCGAACTGGGGCCGTTCCTGCTCGGGATGCACACCGGCCAGCGCCGTAAGACCAGCCCTGCCCCGTACGGCCTGCTATGGGAGTTGTACCTGCTGCCGATGCAGGAGCACATCGGGCGCGTCTTCACCTACATTCAGGATAACGGCCTGCTTGACCAGCGCAAGCTGGAACACGCCGCTCAACTCAAGCACAGCCTGCTGGATCAGATGGGCAGCCTGGTGCGTCACCAGCTCAGGCTGGAGGGCTTCCCGGTCGCCTACATGCACGGCGACCTGCATTCGCGCAACATCATGGTTCGCCGCCTGCCCGCCCGCGAGCGTGGCAATGACAGCCGGGCGCTGGACTTCAAGCTGATCGACCTGGAAAAGCTGCGGCTGGATGGCGACGTGGCGCTGGATGGCGGCGAGTTGCTGGCTGACCTGAGGCTGGCCATGAGTTCGCTCAAGGGGGTCAGCGACCGCCTCCTGCTGGAAGAACTGATCGAGACGGTTCGCGCCGCTTACATGGATTTTGCCGTCGAACGCGGGGATGAGACCTTCCCCACGCGGCTTGAACTGGCCCAGGCCCGCGCCCTGATCCGCGTGGCCAAAGGCCGCACCAAGGCCGGTAACACCTTCCTGCGGGAAAGCCGCCGCGCCCCGGCGATCAACATCGCTCACGAATTGCTGGATCTGACGGAGATGGCCATTGAGCATCTGAAACAGGTGCTGGACGCGCTGATCTGA
- a CDS encoding NAD(+) kinase, translating to MHSLQTVGVLAHPFRPATFPLAEEIAAGLRERGLNCWVRTGEAAEQIHDLAPETDLVVAIGGDGAMLRAARLCAPHSVPVLGVNVGRLGFLTEVRSPNRWPQALDAVLAGRYWIEERMMVGYEARRGDQCLCAGDALNDVVIGRGELATTVWLETYIDRGWTTTYAADALIIATATGSTAYALAVGGPILPPELRNILIVPVAPHLTMDRPIVVSEGAVIDVFVAPENRTGVIVSADGVLATTLQVGDRVTVQASAHVSRFVRLRGRNYFYRSLLDRLEPRHPSRQRPRHTGFMENDEN from the coding sequence ATGCACAGTCTGCAGACGGTTGGCGTCCTGGCCCATCCCTTCCGTCCGGCGACCTTCCCGCTGGCGGAGGAGATCGCCGCCGGTTTGCGGGAGCGTGGCCTGAACTGCTGGGTGCGCACCGGCGAGGCCGCCGAGCAGATCCACGACCTGGCGCCGGAGACCGATCTGGTCGTTGCCATCGGTGGCGACGGCGCGATGCTGCGGGCGGCGCGGCTCTGCGCCCCCCACAGCGTGCCTGTGTTGGGCGTCAACGTTGGTCGCCTGGGTTTCCTGACGGAGGTGCGCAGCCCCAACCGCTGGCCGCAGGCCCTCGACGCGGTGCTGGCCGGGCGCTACTGGATCGAAGAGCGCATGATGGTCGGCTACGAAGCCCGGCGCGGCGATCAGTGCCTGTGCGCGGGTGACGCCCTCAACGACGTCGTGATCGGGCGTGGCGAACTGGCAACTACCGTCTGGCTGGAGACGTACATTGACCGCGGCTGGACGACCACATACGCCGCCGACGCCCTGATCATCGCCACCGCCACCGGCTCGACGGCTTATGCGCTGGCCGTCGGCGGGCCGATCTTGCCGCCGGAGCTGCGCAACATCCTGATCGTGCCGGTAGCCCCGCACCTGACGATGGACCGCCCGATTGTGGTTTCCGAAGGCGCGGTGATCGATGTGTTTGTCGCGCCGGAGAATCGGACGGGGGTCATTGTGTCCGCCGATGGCGTGTTGGCGACGACGCTGCAGGTCGGCGATCGGGTCACCGTTCAGGCCAGTGCGCACGTCAGCCGCTTCGTTCGCCTGCGGGGGCGCAACTATTTCTACCGTTCGCTGCTCGACCGGCTGGAGCCGCGCCATCCTTCCCGCCAGCGCCCGCGCCATACCGGGTTTATGGAAAACGACGAGAACTAG
- a CDS encoding DUF2142 domain-containing protein translates to MRFSAVTVERAAAAVILLAYAVLAALYALLTPAWQVPDEPAHYNYIRQVAAEGCCPALTAEDWDASYLATLTGSGFAPQHLEQLDSVQYEDHQPPLYYLLAAPVYRLTGGSLAALRLFSALIGAGVVLCVYGVARAAGAEPPIRLGAMAFAAFLPQHVAILAGVNNDGLAGLIVGAGTLLAVLQATGRLPGRRGALLLGGMVGLGFLTKASTLLLGPLAALAIYLRWRGEADRRLAGLLAAWALFLLPVLLLGGLWWGRNLALYGWPDVMGLGRHDAVVVGQPRTVDWIAARGLGGWLAEGVRVTFQSFWGQFGWMGVPMPGWVYTALLVFTVLSAAGLIPLAIRAQRWDALTPTARDVLALLAALLALGIAQFIYYNLTFVQFQGRYLYPALSALALAFAGGWAGWASLLPDRWAGMLRWLPAAVMWGLAGLAVLALWRFILPSLPGW, encoded by the coding sequence ATGCGCTTTTCCGCTGTAACTGTTGAGCGCGCCGCTGCTGCCGTGATATTGCTGGCCTATGCTGTCCTGGCCGCGCTCTACGCCCTGCTGACCCCCGCCTGGCAGGTTCCCGATGAACCGGCCCATTACAACTATATCCGCCAGGTGGCGGCGGAAGGCTGCTGCCCGGCCCTGACCGCCGAAGACTGGGATGCCAGTTACCTGGCGACGCTCACCGGTAGCGGCTTCGCCCCGCAGCATCTGGAGCAGCTGGATAGCGTCCAGTACGAAGATCACCAGCCGCCGCTGTATTACCTGCTGGCTGCGCCGGTTTACCGCCTGACCGGTGGGAGTCTGGCGGCGTTGCGGCTGTTCTCGGCGCTCATCGGGGCGGGCGTGGTGCTGTGCGTCTACGGCGTGGCGCGGGCCGCCGGGGCGGAGCCGCCCATCCGGCTTGGCGCGATGGCTTTTGCCGCCTTTTTGCCGCAGCATGTGGCGATTCTGGCCGGGGTGAACAACGATGGCCTGGCCGGGCTGATCGTTGGCGCGGGGACGCTGCTGGCCGTGCTACAGGCAACCGGGCGGCTCCCTGGGCGGCGCGGCGCGCTCCTGCTGGGCGGTATGGTGGGGTTGGGCTTCCTGACCAAAGCCTCAACCCTGCTGCTGGGGCCGCTGGCCGCGCTGGCCATCTACCTGCGCTGGCGGGGGGAAGCTGACCGCCGTCTGGCCGGGTTGCTGGCAGCCTGGGCGCTATTCCTGTTGCCCGTCCTGCTGCTCGGCGGGCTGTGGTGGGGGCGCAACCTGGCTCTGTACGGCTGGCCGGATGTCATGGGCCTGGGGAGACATGACGCCGTTGTTGTCGGCCAGCCGCGTACCGTCGACTGGATCGCCGCCAGAGGCCTGGGGGGATGGCTGGCGGAAGGCGTCCGCGTGACCTTCCAGAGCTTCTGGGGCCAGTTCGGCTGGATGGGCGTGCCTATGCCGGGCTGGGTCTATACCGCGTTGCTGGTGTTCACCGTGCTCAGCGCCGCCGGGCTGATCCCGCTGGCGATCCGGGCGCAACGGTGGGATGCCCTCACCCCCACCGCCCGCGACGTGCTGGCTTTGCTTGCGGCGCTCCTGGCGCTGGGGATCGCCCAGTTCATCTACTACAACCTCACCTTTGTACAATTCCAGGGGCGCTACCTGTACCCGGCCCTGAGCGCGCTGGCACTGGCCTTTGCCGGGGGCTGGGCGGGCTGGGCGTCCCTGTTACCCGACCGCTGGGCGGGAATGTTGCGCTGGCTGCCGGCGGCGGTGATGTGGGGGTTAGCTGGGCTGGCTGTGCTGGCGCTGTGGCGCTTCATCCTGCCCAGCCTGCCAGGATGGTGA
- a CDS encoding phage holin family protein: MRGFILRLIINGIAIAVVAALLPGITVVNDDLGTLAVLALIIALVNALVKPVIIFLGCPFIILSLGLLIPIINGLLLLLTAALSGGRLIVDGLGWAILGGLIMGIVSMVLEGALGVKEDRREEQRQRR, encoded by the coding sequence ATGCGCGGATTCATCCTGCGCCTGATCATCAACGGGATTGCCATCGCGGTTGTCGCCGCGTTATTGCCGGGCATCACAGTGGTCAACGACGATCTGGGCACACTGGCGGTGCTGGCGCTGATCATCGCCCTGGTCAACGCGCTGGTGAAGCCGGTGATCATATTCCTCGGCTGCCCGTTCATCATCCTGTCGCTGGGCCTGCTGATCCCGATCATCAACGGCTTGCTGTTGTTACTCACTGCTGCCCTGTCTGGGGGCCGCCTGATCGTGGATGGCCTGGGCTGGGCCATTCTGGGTGGCCTGATTATGGGCATTGTCAGCATGGTGCTGGAAGGCGCCCTGGGTGTGAAAGAGGACAGGCGTGAGGAGCAGCGGCAGCGTCGCTAG
- the arsB gene encoding ACR3 family arsenite efflux transporter codes for MTETTYVSRRQVTGVFQRLSLLDRFLPLWIFLAMAAGVLLGAAFPGIQTAFDALRIDTVSFPIAIGLLWMMYPVLAKVKYEELGKIRNQGRLFGVSILQNWLIGPALMTGLAWLFLSDMPEYRTGLIIVGLARCIAMVLIWNMLAGGNSEDCAVLVALNSVFQIIMYSPLAYFYLTIVPGWFGADTANVGVTMWDIAKSVLIFLGIPLAAGVITRFVLISRRGKEWYDTDFAPRLGRTAIIGLLFTVVVMFSMQGEKILALPGDVLRIALPLLAYFVIMFAVSFFMARRLGFPYDASATLSFTAASNNFELAIAVAVGAFGIASGQALATVVGPLIEVPVLIGLVYVALWLGRRLFAGDPTLPAEPTGASPSL; via the coding sequence ATGACAGAAACAACCTATGTGTCCCGCAGACAGGTAACCGGTGTATTTCAGCGACTTTCGCTACTGGACCGGTTCTTACCGCTGTGGATCTTCCTGGCAATGGCCGCCGGCGTGCTACTGGGCGCTGCCTTTCCCGGCATCCAGACGGCATTTGACGCTCTGCGCATCGACACCGTTTCTTTTCCCATTGCCATCGGCCTGCTGTGGATGATGTACCCCGTGCTGGCGAAGGTCAAATATGAGGAACTAGGCAAGATCCGGAATCAGGGCCGACTCTTTGGCGTCTCCATCCTGCAGAATTGGCTGATTGGCCCGGCGCTGATGACCGGCCTGGCCTGGCTCTTCCTGTCGGATATGCCCGAATACCGCACCGGCCTGATCATTGTCGGGCTGGCTCGCTGTATTGCTATGGTGCTCATCTGGAACATGCTTGCTGGAGGGAACAGCGAGGATTGTGCCGTGTTGGTCGCGCTGAATTCCGTGTTCCAGATCATCATGTATAGCCCGCTGGCCTACTTCTACCTGACGATCGTGCCTGGCTGGTTTGGCGCGGACACGGCCAACGTTGGCGTGACGATGTGGGACATCGCCAAAAGCGTGCTGATCTTCCTGGGTATCCCGCTGGCGGCGGGGGTGATCACCCGCTTTGTCCTCATCAGCCGTAGAGGCAAAGAATGGTACGATACGGATTTCGCGCCGCGCCTGGGGCGGACGGCGATCATCGGCCTGCTGTTCACCGTCGTGGTCATGTTCAGCATGCAGGGCGAGAAGATCCTGGCCCTGCCCGGTGATGTGCTGCGGATCGCCCTGCCTCTGCTGGCCTATTTTGTCATCATGTTCGCCGTGAGCTTCTTCATGGCTAGGCGACTGGGCTTCCCTTATGATGCCTCAGCCACGCTCTCTTTTACGGCAGCCAGCAACAACTTTGAGCTGGCAATCGCGGTAGCTGTCGGCGCATTCGGCATCGCTTCCGGCCAGGCGCTGGCGACTGTCGTTGGCCCGCTGATCGAAGTCCCGGTGCTGATCGGGCTGGTCTACGTGGCTCTGTGGCTGGGCCGGCGGCTGTTTGCTGGCGACCCCACCCTCCCGGCGGAACCGACAGGGGCCAGCCCATCACTCTAG
- a CDS encoding sulfite exporter TauE/SafE family protein gives MELSSTLLAAVILAFVIAFVFSMFGQGGGSVYSPMLILLGYATLLATSTSLVLNLITSVSAGYVFFRNRMIDYKASFAFVPGIILGAFLGGYLSKFVDSTLLLWLFVFFLVGLGARMFYSYWEKGTVEQNPPTRLSAAMYTLIVLFSFAVGIIAGLLGVGGGILIVPFMVYVCKYPTKFAAGSSHLIISFSALAGIIGHAASHSLDFQLMMVTGAAVLIGGNLGARFSMRFKSSMIKAGLGLLMWLLAAQILLKLLGYL, from the coding sequence ATGGAACTCAGTAGCACACTTCTGGCTGCTGTCATCCTTGCCTTTGTGATAGCTTTTGTATTCTCCATGTTTGGCCAGGGTGGCGGATCGGTGTACTCCCCGATGCTCATCTTGCTCGGTTACGCGACATTGCTGGCCACTTCTACATCCCTCGTACTGAATCTCATCACGTCAGTGTCTGCCGGCTATGTCTTTTTCCGTAACAGGATGATTGACTATAAAGCGTCCTTCGCGTTCGTACCTGGTATCATCCTTGGCGCGTTTCTGGGAGGATACCTGTCCAAATTTGTCGATTCCACCCTCTTGCTATGGTTGTTTGTGTTCTTCCTGGTTGGTTTGGGAGCGAGGATGTTCTACTCCTATTGGGAGAAAGGAACAGTTGAGCAAAACCCTCCAACAAGACTATCCGCAGCCATGTACACCCTCATCGTGTTATTCAGTTTCGCTGTGGGAATCATCGCCGGGCTGCTCGGTGTAGGCGGCGGGATACTCATTGTTCCTTTCATGGTTTATGTCTGCAAATATCCGACCAAGTTTGCGGCAGGATCGTCACATTTGATCATCTCGTTCTCCGCGCTTGCCGGAATCATAGGCCATGCGGCGTCTCACAGTCTCGATTTTCAACTGATGATGGTGACTGGCGCTGCCGTTCTCATTGGCGGTAACCTCGGGGCAAGGTTCAGCATGAGATTCAAATCGTCAATGATCAAGGCTGGCCTCGGGCTACTGATGTGGCTGCTGGCGGCCCAGATCCTGCTGAAGCTCCTAGGATACCTGTGA
- a CDS encoding formylmethanofuran dehydrogenase: MTTQFIPPEWAFEFHGHECPFMPIGYRMGKLALEYLGAEKEPDHGFFVFPELGEGHPQTCMIDGIQIATGATYGKVMVAKTFYGKLAATFYHPQKGAVRYSLLPDFIDAMGKFEFFAYRKKGIEPSHIPLDVRREVIQWVYDQPDEALFKVEARPDFTYTPVKGSFNKTRCSVCGEYVFDRYVRMQDGQPVCIPCSGYEKTVLVER; the protein is encoded by the coding sequence ATGACGACGCAGTTCATTCCTCCCGAATGGGCCTTTGAATTTCATGGGCATGAATGTCCCTTCATGCCCATAGGCTACCGCATGGGCAAACTGGCGCTTGAGTATCTGGGCGCTGAGAAAGAACCCGATCACGGTTTCTTTGTCTTCCCCGAACTGGGCGAAGGCCACCCACAGACCTGCATGATAGATGGGATTCAGATCGCGACCGGTGCAACCTATGGCAAAGTAATGGTCGCCAAGACTTTCTACGGCAAACTGGCGGCCACGTTCTACCATCCACAGAAAGGCGCAGTGCGCTATTCGCTGCTGCCCGATTTCATCGACGCGATGGGTAAGTTCGAGTTTTTTGCCTATCGCAAGAAGGGTATCGAGCCGTCTCACATTCCGCTGGACGTGCGCCGCGAGGTGATCCAGTGGGTGTACGACCAGCCTGATGAAGCGCTCTTCAAAGTAGAAGCCAGGCCCGATTTCACGTATACGCCGGTCAAAGGGTCGTTCAACAAGACCAGGTGCAGTGTGTGCGGCGAGTATGTCTTTGATCGCTACGTGCGGATGCAAGACGGCCAACCGGTGTGTATTCCCTGCTCCGGCTATGAAAAGACTGTCTTGGTTGAGCGGTGA
- a CDS encoding permease, producing MPIGDLILQLLQAGWTGLLDYLAAHVLLCLLPAFFIAGYLGGLMPPEVVTRYLGPKTPKWISYPASAIGGFLLAVCSCTILPLFAGIWKRGAGLGPAITFLFVGPAVNILAISYTGAAIGLDIALARIVLSIAFGIVIGLIMAAIFRGEQTAVQNATMFEGQAALRPALWALFGLLIAVLIAGTLQIDLLTGTLFSVTLPLELPAGVGSTLDALNLTVQGAVLILMLVLIAPLAWKGFNNVLSAVSSWTWGALVLVGLTVLLAAPTTEKGSLVIHITGRFVAELLLIGAIGYVATRKLTEDELAHWLWETWRFVKQIFPLLLAGVFLAGMARAIIPEDWIRALAGQNTLPANLLAVLFGVFMYFPTLVEVPIARMFLDLGMHRGPLLAYLLADPELSLQSILVTGRILGRRKTAVYVSLVAVFSTLAGYLFGAALAAL from the coding sequence ATGCCAATCGGCGATCTGATTCTGCAACTACTCCAGGCCGGATGGACAGGCTTGCTGGATTACCTGGCTGCGCATGTGTTGCTTTGCCTGCTACCGGCCTTCTTTATCGCTGGTTATCTTGGTGGTCTGATGCCGCCGGAGGTTGTCACCCGCTACCTGGGGCCAAAGACGCCCAAATGGATCAGCTACCCGGCGTCGGCGATCGGCGGCTTTCTGCTGGCGGTGTGCTCCTGCACCATCCTGCCGCTGTTCGCCGGCATCTGGAAGCGTGGCGCGGGCCTCGGCCCGGCCATCACCTTCCTGTTTGTCGGCCCGGCGGTCAACATCCTGGCGATCAGCTACACCGGCGCGGCGATCGGGCTGGATATCGCCCTGGCCCGGATCGTGCTGTCCATTGCCTTCGGCATCGTGATCGGCCTGATCATGGCTGCTATCTTCCGGGGAGAGCAGACAGCTGTTCAAAACGCCACCATGTTTGAGGGACAGGCGGCACTCCGCCCAGCGCTGTGGGCGCTGTTCGGGTTGCTGATCGCCGTCCTGATCGCCGGAACGCTCCAGATCGATCTACTGACCGGGACGCTCTTCAGCGTGACCCTGCCGCTAGAGCTGCCCGCCGGCGTAGGGAGCACGCTGGACGCGCTCAACCTGACCGTGCAGGGAGCCGTCCTGATCCTCATGCTGGTGCTCATCGCCCCGCTGGCCTGGAAGGGCTTCAACAATGTCCTGAGCGCGGTCAGCAGCTGGACATGGGGCGCACTGGTGCTGGTCGGCCTGACCGTGCTGCTGGCCGCCCCGACCACTGAAAAAGGCAGTCTGGTCATCCACATCACCGGGCGTTTTGTAGCTGAGTTGCTGCTGATCGGCGCAATCGGTTACGTGGCAACTCGCAAGCTCACCGAAGACGAGCTGGCCCACTGGTTGTGGGAGACCTGGCGCTTTGTCAAGCAGATCTTCCCCCTGCTGCTGGCGGGCGTCTTCCTGGCCGGGATGGCGCGGGCGATCATCCCGGAGGACTGGATCCGGGCGCTGGCCGGGCAGAATACGCTCCCGGCTAACCTGCTGGCGGTGCTGTTCGGTGTCTTTATGTACTTCCCGACGCTGGTCGAGGTGCCGATCGCCCGCATGTTCCTGGACCTGGGGATGCATCGCGGGCCGCTGCTGGCCTACCTGCTGGCCGACCCAGAACTGAGCCTGCAGAGCATCCTGGTGACCGGGCGTATCCTGGGCCGCAGGAAGACAGCAGTATACGTGTCACTGGTGGCCGTGTTCAGTACGTTGGCCGGGTACCTGTTTGGGGCGGCGCTGGCCGCCTTGTAG
- a CDS encoding thioredoxin family protein has translation MLTIKVLGPGCPNCQKVEERTREALAMLQPEGGYELIKVKNPMEISSYILRTPGLVINEKVVAQGRIPSTDEIMTWLADALEAG, from the coding sequence ATGCTCACCATCAAAGTGCTCGGCCCCGGTTGCCCCAACTGCCAGAAGGTTGAGGAGCGCACGCGCGAAGCGCTGGCCATGCTCCAGCCGGAAGGTGGCTACGAACTGATCAAGGTCAAGAACCCGATGGAGATCAGCAGCTACATCCTGCGTACACCAGGCCTGGTGATCAACGAGAAGGTTGTAGCCCAGGGACGCATCCCCTCAACCGACGAGATCATGACCTGGCTGGCCGACGCCCTGGAAGCCGGATAG